A section of the Fusarium falciforme chromosome 8, complete sequence genome encodes:
- a CDS encoding 40S ribosomal protein S24 produces the protein MADNDSPVTLRTRKFIRNPLLGRKQMVVDILHPNRANISKDELREKLGGLYKAQKDQISVFGLRTQYGGGKTTGFALVYDSPEAMKKFEPQYRLVRVGLATKAERASRQQRKQRKNRQKTLRGTAKTKGAKAKKDK, from the exons ATGGCGGACAACGACTCCCCCGTCACCCTCCGAACTCGCAAGTTCATCCGCAACCCTCTGCTGGGCCGCAAGCAGATGGTCGT TGACATCCTCCACCCCAACCGCGCCAACATCTCCAAGGATGAGCTCCGCGAGAAGCTCGGTGGCCTCTACAAGGCCCAGAAGGACCAGATCTCCGTCTTCGGCCTCCGAACCCAGTACGGTGGCGGCAAGACCACCGGCTTCGCCCTCGTCTACGACTCCCCCGAGGCCATGAAGAAGTTCGAGCCCCAGTACCGATTGGTGCGGGTTGGCCTCGCCACCAAGGCCGAGCGTGCCTCGCGACAGCAGC GCAAGCAGCGCAAGAACCGACAAAAGACCCTCCGCGGAACGGCAAAGACCAAGGGTGCCAAGGCGAAGAAGGACAAATAA
- a CDS encoding FAD-binding-3 domain-containing protein — MSSPRTVAIIGSAIAGPTLALQILSHPILRRTFTPILFDSSPSPSDSGSRAGATVGLFANGLYPLHSIGLESSIKTQGFECGALSTWSCDYDGGVERLNSQGDLMWSGDLQTGVVYFERWALQKLLVERVKELGGEVNWEKKAVKFTSLDDGTMRVAFEDGTNITTDLLIGADGGYSGVRRFILDQRNKATAEERWLPDFMGLTGIYGVSTSEQAPSSTAKFSESHLMLLDDGFLATGPCPQGRTRWDLILPEASPPSSSSPIEPDLKPNAEPWQSSILPSQYPLSSTVDILRQHRNVFHPYAGSLEALFSSADRIIRTPLRQRVWKQDEIQWGNVAVIGDAARLMLPTSGQGTGFAIEDATVLARSLLKHATSDAKTGIRVALEEYARVREPRSKKMGSFAAVAATWSTSKSWFWRGLRYYGSKWQRDRPEPSRGTNKDGWPFNERIDVDDSPK; from the exons ATGTCCTCCCCTAGAAcagtcgccatcatcggctcCGCAATAGCTGGTCCAACCCTCGCCCTCCAAATCCTCTCCCACCCCATCCTCCGCCGCACCTTCACCCCAATCCTCTTCGACtcatccccctccccctcagACTCTGGCTCCCGCGCCGGCGCAACAGTTGGCCTATTCGCCAACGGCCTCTACCCGTTACACAGTATTGGCCTCGAGTCTTCAATCAAGACACAAGGCTTTGAGTGCGGTGCACTGTCGACGTGGAGCTGTGACTACGATGGCGGGGTTGAGAGGTTGAATTCACAGGGTGATCTTATGTGGAGTGGTGATCTTCAGACGGGAGTTGTCTACTTTGAGAGATGGGCTTTACAGAAATTGCTGGTTGAAAGGGTGAAAGAACTTGGTGGTGAAGTGAACTGGGAGAAAAAGGCCGTCAAGTTCACCTCCCTCGACGATGGAACCATGAGGGTCGCCTTTGAAGACGGAACAAACATAACGACAGACCTCCTCATCGGCGCTGATGGAGGATACTCTGGCGTCAGAAGGTTCATCCTCGACCAGAGAAACAAGGCCACCGCGGAGGAGAGATGGCTGCCCGACTTTATGGGCCTAACTGGTATATACGGCGTATCTACCAGTGAGCAAgcaccatcttcaacagccAAGTTCAGCGAATCTCACCTCATGCTGCTCGATGACGGCTTTCTCGCCACAGGTCCTTGTCCCCAAGGCAGAACACGTTGGGATCTCATCCTCCCCGAGGCTTCacctccttcatcatcctcacccATCGAACCCGACCTTAAGCCTAACGCAGAACCATGGCAATCTTCAATACTCCCAAGTCAATACCCTCTCAGTTCCACTGTCGATATTCTCCGACAGCACCGCAACGTCTTCCACCCCTACGCCGGCAGCCTCGAAGCCCTCTTCTCATCCGCAGACCGCATCATCCGCACGCCCCTCCGTCAACGTGTATGGAAACAGGATGAAATCCAATGGGGAAATGTAGCTGTCATCGGAGACGCAGCACGTCTAATGCTGCCGACAAGTGGTCAGGGAACAGGCTTCGCCATTGAGGATGCCACGGTATTAGCGAGATCACTACTCAAGCACGCAACTTCGGATGCAAAGACCGGTATTAGAGTCGCGTTGGAAGAGTATGCGCGAGTTAGGGAGCCGAGATCCAAGAAGATGGGCAGTTTTGCGGCGGTGGCGGCGACGTGGAGTACCAGCAAGTCGTGGTTCTGGAGGGGGTTGAGGTACTACGGGTCAAAGTGGCAGCGCGATAGACCAGAGCCAAG CAGGGGAACGAACAAAGACGGCTGGCCGTTCAACGAGAGGATTGATGTCGACGACTCACCCAAGTGA
- a CDS encoding Actin-related protein, ARP2 class: protein MANPPPIVLDGGTGFLKVGYAAQNFPEHQYPSIVGRPILRSEEQTDSDLVIKDIMCGDEAAAARTMLQISYPMENGIVKKWDDMEHLWDYTFFEKLKVDPQGQKILLTEPPMNPLKNREKMCEVMFDRYGFGGVYVAIQAVLALYAQGLSSGVVVDSGDGVTHIVPVYESVVLNHLTKRLDVAGRDVTRNLIKLLLRRGYPLNRTADFETVRQIKEKLCYVSYDLELDKRLSEDTTVLVEDYTLPDGRVIRVGSERFEAPECLFQPHLVDSESPGLGEFLFNTIQSADVDIRSSLFKAIVLSGGSSMYPGLPSRLEKELKQLWLTRALQGNPERLSKFKVRIEDPPRRRHMVFLGGAVLANIMADKESMWVTKAEWEEQGPRVLEKLGPR from the exons ATGGCCAACCCCCCACCCATTG TCCTCGACGGCGGTACCGGTTTCCTCAAGGTCGGATATGCCGCGCAGAACTTTCCCGAGCACCAGTACCCGTCCATCGTCGGCCGGCCGATCCTCCGGTCTGAGGAGCAGACGGACAGCGACCTGGTGATCAAGGACATCATGTGCGGTGACGAGGCCGCCGCGGCCCGAACGATGCTTCAGATCAGCTATCCCATGGAGAACGGAATCGTCAAGAAGTGGGATGATATGGAGCACCTCTGGGATTATACCttctttgagaagctcaaggtggATCCCCAGGGCCAGAAGATTCTCTTGACAGAGCCGCCGATGAACCCGCTCAAGAATCGGGAGAAGATGTGCGAGGTCATGTTTGATCGATATGGATTCGGAGGTGTTTACGTTGCCATCCAGGCCGTCCTGGCACTGTACGCGCAAG GTCTGAGCTCTGGTGTTGTCGTCGACTCGGGTGATGGTGTCACACACATTGTCCCCGTTTACGAATCCGTGGTCCTCAACCACCTTACAAAGCGATTAGATGTTGCCGGCCGAGACGTGACGCGCAACCTGATCAAGCTGCTCCTGCGCCGCGGCTACCCCCTCAACCGAACCGCCGATTTCGAGACTGTCCgccagatcaaggagaagctatGCTACGTGTCATACGACCTGGAGCTGGACAAGCGCCTGAGCGAGGATACCACTGTGCTTGTGGAGGATTACACCCTGCCGGACGGACGTGTGATCCGCGTGGGTAGCGAGCGATTCGAGGCGCCCGAGTGTCTGTTCCAGCCTCACCTTGTCGATAGCGAGTCACCCGGCCTGGGCGAGTTCCTGTTCAACACGATCCAGTCTGCCGATGTTGACATCCGCTCGTCCCTGTTCAAGGCGATTGTCCTGTctggcggcagcagcatgTACCCTGGACTCCCGTCGCGACTGGAGAAGGAGCTGAAGCAGCTGTGGCTCACGCGGGCGCTGCAGGGCAACCCGGAGCGTCTGAGCAAGTTCAAGGTGCGGATAGAGGATCCCCCGCGACGGCGACACATGGTGTTCCTGGGTGGTGCGGTGCTGGCCAACATCATGGCGGACAAGGAGAGCATGTGGGTTACCAAGGCGGAGTGGGAGGAGCAGGGACCGCGGGTGCTGGAGAAGCTAGGACCGCGATAG
- a CDS encoding CMGC/CDK/CDK8 protein kinase has product MSVTNPPSGASGPGSVGLGGARGTLKRSVQATFEEPHDRSTGYQPKVRITDRYRIVGFISSGTYGRVYKAVGRNGKPVGEFAIKKFKPDKEGEQISYTGISQSAIREMSLCSELNHGNVIRLCEIMLEDKCIFMVFEYAEHDLLQIIHHHTQQPRHPIPPATVKSIMFQLLNGCQYLHTNWVLHRDLKPANIMVTSSGEVKIGDLGLARRFDKPLHSLFSGDKVVVTIWYRAPELILGSYHYTPAIDMWAVGCIFAELLSLRPIFKGEEAKMDSKKTVPFQRNQMQKIIEIMGVPTKDRWPLLPTMPEYNQLNTLANSMTSSHHGHHGHHHHPHHHGHYGSRNPPPPPPGGSNLEKWYYSTISHAGPPGSNANPPLASLGAEGYKLLAGLLEYDPAKRLTAAQALQSPFFSTGDRVSANCFEGLKNEYPHRRVSQDDNDIRTSSLPGTKRSGLPDDSLVRPAKRLKE; this is encoded by the exons ATGAGCGTAACGAATCCGCCCTCGGGGGCGTCGGGCCCGGGATCCGTGGGGTTGGGCGGCGCCAGGGGGACGTTGAAGCGGAGTGTCCAGGCGACATTTGAAG AACCTCACGACCGCTCCACCGGATATCAGCCCAAGGTCCGCATCACAGACCGCTACCGTATCGTTGGCTTCATCAGCTCTGGTACCTATGGACGCGTCTACAAGGCCGTCGGCCGCAACGGCAAGCCCGTTGGCGAGTTCGCCATCAAAAAGTTCAAGCCCGACAAGGAGGGAGAGCAGATCAGCTACACGGGCATCTCGCAGAGTGCTATTCGTGAGATGAGTCTTTGCAGTGAACTCAACCACGGAAATGTCATTCGCCTCTGTGAGATTATGCTCGAGGACAAGTGCATCTTTATGGTCTTTGAGTATGCCGAACATGATCTGCTACagatcatccatcatcacacTCAGCAGCCTCGACACCCGATACCTCCGGCTACAGTCAAGAGCATCATGTTCCAGCTCCTCAACGGCTGTCAGTACCTCCACACCAACTGGGTACTCCACCGCGATCTCAAGCCGGCCAACATCATGGTCACGTCGTCCGGCGAGGTAAAGATTGGCGATCTCGGACTCGCCCGTCGCTTCGACAAGCCTCTGCACTCCCTCTTCAGCGGCGATAAGGTGGTCGTGACAATCTGGTATCGAGCCCCCGAGCTCATCCTCGGTTCCTATCATTACACCCCCGCCATCGACATGTGGGCTGTTGGCTGCATCTTTGCCGAGCTGTTGTCCCTACGTCCCATCTTCAAGGGTGAGGAAGCCAAGATGGATAGTAAGAAGACGGTTCCCTTCCAGCGAAACCAGATGCAGAAGATTATCGAGATCATGGGCGTGCCGACCAAGGATCGCTGGCCACTTCTCCCGACTATGCCTGAGTACAATCAGCTCAACACGCTCGCCAACTCGATGACGTCGTCTCACCATGGTCATCatggtcatcatcaccacccccATCACCATGGTCACTACGGCTCTCGTAAtccgcctccacctccccCTGGCGGTTCAAACCTTGAGAAGTGGTACTACAGCACCATCTCCCATGCAGGCCCTCCCGGGTCTAACGCCAACCCCCCGCTCGCCTCCCTAGGTGCGGAGGGCTACAAGTTGCTCGCCGGTCTTCTCGAGTACGACCCTGCCAAGCGTCTCACTGCCGCGCAGGCCTTGCAGTCGCCATTCTTCAGCACAGGCGACCGTGTCAGCGCAAACTGCTTCGAGGGGTTAAAGAACGAGTATCCCCATCGACGTGTCAGCCaggacgacaacgacatccGAACCAGCAGTCTGCCGGGTACGAAGCGAAGCGGACTGCCAGATGACTCACTTGTCCGGCCAGCGAAGCGATTAAAGGAGTGA
- a CDS encoding Peptidyl-prolyl cis-trans isomerase, translating into MSVLLETSVGDIVIDLLVDHAPKLCENFLKLCKVKYYNFSPVHSVQKNFSFQTGDPLGPLSKESDGGSSIWGHLSGDPSKRTFPAFFHPKLKHLERGTVSMATAPLQSDPDTRVAASQFIITLGEDTDFLDGKAAIFGKVVEGFDALEKVNEAIVDDKGYPLIDIRIKHTVILDDPYPDPPGLREPSSSPPPTDQQLKTVRIADEAALHADDNVDEEELEKRRRNREAQAQALTLEMMGDLPFAEVKPPENVLFVCKLNPVTGDEDLELIFGRFGKILSCEVIRDQKTGDSLQYAFIEYEDKASCEAAYFKMQDVLIDDRRIHVDFSQSVSKLSDVWRNDTNKKRRANAGRGGWGGVRELEKRRQYREERERSTEGDYGMVYGEEEMKGKLERNGPGRQRDDDPPPKPRDAEGSGRRRSRSRSPRPRDRSRDRYRKPRDDRRGDRRDWDRRDRDRNRDRDRDRRDRDRDRDRYGRDDYDRRSRR; encoded by the exons ATGTCTGTCCTCCTCGAGACTAGCGTGGGCGATATCGTCATCGACCTCTTGGTCGACCATGCGCCGAAGCTCTGCGAAAA TTTCCTCAAACTTTGCAAAGTCAAGTACTACAACTTCTCACCCGTTCACTCCGTCCAAAAGAACTTCTCCTTCCAGACCGGCGATCCTCTCGGCCCTCTCTCCAAAGAGTCTGATGGCGGCTCATCAATATGGGGTCATTTATCCGGCGACCCTTCGAAACGAACGTTCCCTGCCTTCTTTCACCCGAAGTTGAAACACCTTGAGCGAGGGACGGTCAGCATGGCGACAGCACCACTGCAATCCGACCCAGACACGCGCGTGGCGGCTTCCCAATTTATCATCACACTGGGCGAGGACACGGATTTTTTGGATGGAAAAGCTGCCATCTTTGGCAAGGTTGTGGAAGGATTTGATGCTTTGGAAAAGGTCAACGAGGCGATTGTCGATGACAAGGGCTATCCCCTCATCGATATCCGGATAAAGCACACAGTCATTCTGGATGACCCCTATCCTGACCCGCCTGGACTACGGGAACCGAGCTCGAGTCCTCCTCCTACCGACCAGCAACTTAAAACCGTTCGGATTGCCGATGAGGCGGCACTTCACGCTGATGACAatgttgatgaggaggaactGGAAAAACGACGACGCAACCGGGAGGCGCAGGCGCAGGCCCTGActttggagatgatgggtgATCTGCCGTTTGCTGAAGTGAAACCTCCCGAGAACGTCTTGTTCGTCTGCAAGCTGAACCCGGTCACTGGGGATGAGGACTTGGAACTCATTTTTGGCCGGTTCGGCAAAATCTTGAGCTGCGAAGTCATCAGGGATCAAAAGACAGGCGACAGTTTGCAGTATGCATTCATCGAATACGAGGACAAGGCATCTTGCGAGGCAGCATACTTCAAGATGCAGGATGTTTTGATTGACGACCGACGAATTCACGTCGACTTTTCACAGAGCGTCAGTAAGCTCAGCGACGTGTGGAGAAACGACACCAACAAGAAGCGTCGAGCCAATGCTGGTCGCGGCGGCTGGGGAGGCGTCAGGGAGCTGGAGAAGCGCCGACAGTACCGTGAAGAGAGGGAAAGGAGCACTGAAGGCGACTACGGAATGGTCtatggagaggaggagatgaagggaaAGCTGGAGCGGAATGGACCTGGTCGACAGAGGGATGACGACCCTCCACCGAAACCTCGGGATGCTGAAGGTTCAGGGCGACGAAGGAGTCGAAGCCGGAGCCCTCGACCGCGGGACCGAAGTCGAGACCGGTATCGCAAACCCAGGGATGACCGCCGAGGGGACAGACGAGACTGGGACCGGCGAGATCGAGATAGAaaccgagaccgagaccgcGATCGCAGAGACCGAGATAGAGATAGGGATCGATATGGGCGGGACGATTATGACCGCAGGTCGAGGAGGTAA
- a CDS encoding MFS domain-containing protein, translated as MAGGPIRLRDISGYLILLIVITTLGSLQFGFHLAELNAPQDVITCRKKSISTFERIKGFVTSSKPNEPTGGLFSNCIPMNEAAFATISSIFTLGGLLGALVSGPFSSRRGRLPAMRFTALLYLFGAAIETIAGSVFVMALGRLISGIGAGASTVVVPLYISEIAPPKERGLFGFMTQISINVGILGVQTLGYFLSYGNAWRWILGSGFFIAAAQTLGLVVVPESPSWLAAQGDSTKAKRTLQRIRGMGYDIHEETETWSSDEREATEEEGLLQADGAAETAPVAVKGPVEHLGFLQVLKDPLYRPAIVAVVGIMFVQQLCGINSIIMYSVSLLADLLPISSALLTILISVVNLITTVACAPLPDRLGRKTCLLASIIGQGSSAFVLAISIVFGVKILSAFAVVIFVGFYAVGLGPVPFILASELVGQEAVGATQSWCLAANYVATFIVAQFFPIVNTALNNLLGGHGWVYFIFAGLASGSAIFVSWNVPETKGKKDADEVWGRTRRVD; from the exons ATGGCAGGCGGCCCCATCAGGCTCCGCGATATCAGCGGCTATCTGATCCTGCTCATCGTAATCACGACGCTGGGATCATTACAGTTCGGCTTCCATTTG GCTGAGCTCAACGCGCCCCAAGATGTCATCACCTGCCGTAAAAAGTCCATCTCGACCTTCGAGCGTATCAAGGGGTTCGTCACCTCTTCGAAACCGAACGAGCCCACCGGCGGTCTCTTCTCCAATTGTATCCCGATGAACGAAGCTGCTTTCGCAACCATATCGTCGATATTCACATTGGGAGGCTTGCTGGGAGCTCTGGTGTCTGGCCCCTTCTCGTCTCGACGCGGTCGTCTTCCTGCGATGCGCTTCACCGCCCTGCTCTACCTGTTTGGAGCAGCCATCGAGACAATCGCCGGAAGTGTCTTTGTTATGGCGCTCGGCCGCCTCATTTCCGGAATTGGCGCTGGTGCCTCTACCGTTGTGGTACCTCTGTACATCAGCGAGATTGCGCCACCCAAGGAGCGCGGCCTCTTTGGCTTCATGACCCAGATCTCCATCAACGTGGGCATTCTGGGCGTTCAGACCCTTGGATACTTCCTAAGCTACGGAAACGCTTGGAGATGGATCCTTGGCTCCGGCTTCTTTATTGCTGCAGCACAGACTCTGGGTCTGGTGGTTGTGCCCGAGAGTCCATCGTGGCTAGCTGCGCAGGGTGATTCCACAAAGGCCAAGAGGACGTTGCAGAGGATCCGTGGCATGGGCTACGACATCCACGAGGAAACCGAGACATGGAGCTCCGATGAACGGGAAGCgactgaagaggaggggCTTCTTCAGGCCGATGGAGCAGCTGAAACAGCCCCTGTTGCTGTAAAGGGCCCTGTTGAGCACCTCGGCTTCCTTCAGGTGCTCAAGGACCCTCTCTACAGGCCCGccattgttgctgttgttggcaTCATGTTTGTGCAACAACTATGCGGCATCAACTCGATCATCATGTACTCCGTCTCCCTCCTTGCGGACCTCCTCCCGATTTCCTCGGCCCTCCTTACCATCCTCATCTCAGTGGTCAATCTGATTACTACGGTTGCTTGCGCTCCTCTGCCTGACCGTCTCGGCCGCAAGACTTGTTTGCTCGCGTCGATTATCGGACAAGGATCAAGCGCATTTGTTCTTGCTATTTCCATTGTCTTTGGCGTCAAGATTCTGTCAGCCTTTgctgtcgtcatcttcgtggGCTTCTATGCCGTTGGGCTCGGCCCCGTGCCTTTTATCCTGGCCTCTGAGCTGGTCGGGCAGGAAGCTGTTGGAGCTACACAGAGCTGGTGCCTTGCGGCCAACTACGTGGCTACATTCATCGTGGCCCAATTCTTCCCCATCGTCAACACGGCTCTGAACAACCTTCTTGGCGGTCATGGATGGGTCTACTTCATCTTCGCTGGCCTGGCCAGTGGATCAGCCATCTTTGTCTCTTGGAACGTGCCAGAGACAAAGGGTAAGAAGGACGCCGACGAGGTCTGGGGCAGAACGCGACGGGTTGATTAG
- a CDS encoding Mannose-6-phosphate isomerase: MQVPLLRLQCGVNSYAWGKKGNESAAARFAAATPSDDLKIESDTPYAELWMGTHPSNPSRDVKTGRSLLELVQDNKAFLSSTIISRYGEKLPFLFKVLSINKALSIQAHPNKKLAEQLHARDPKNYPDDNHKPEMAIAITPFEGLCGFRPLAEIAHFLESVPALRALVGDEAAAEFAKVAKDEEEGVSEDKKVLLKKVFGALMNSSAEAIAEQTAKLVEQASNEGASFAAGGVAATSGEKLSELVQRCHGEFGDDIGLFVLFFLNFVTLEPGEALFLVADDIHAYISGDIMECMAASDNVVRAGFTPKFKDVPTLVDMLTYNYAPIEEQKMSPTEYPYATLNRSGYSSGSAVVLYDPPIDEFSVVRTLLRGDGAKATFEPLDGPSIIICTSGKGKISVGPTSAEIREGWVYFVGATAECVLESEGGEDDEFTTYKAFCEIDDSKEKL; the protein is encoded by the exons ATGCAGGTTCCTCTACTAAGACTGCAATGCGGCGTCAACTCGTACGCCTggggcaagaagggcaacgagtctgctgctgctcgctTCGCTGCTGCTACGCCATCTGACGACCTCAAGATCGAGTCCGACACTCCTTACGCTGAG CTCTGGATGGGCACGCATCCCTCAAATCCCTCCCGAGACGTCAAGACCGGCCGAtccctcctcgagctcgtcCAGGACAACAAAGCCTTCCTCTCGtccaccatcatctcccgCTACGGAGAGAAGCTCCCCTTCCTCTTCAAGGTGCTCTCGATAAACAAGGCCCTCTCGATCCAGGCCCACCCCAACAAGAAGCTCGCCGAGCAGCTCCATGCCCGCGACCCCAAGAACTACCCCGATGACAACCACAAGCCCGAGatggccatcgccatcacccCCTTCGAGGGTCTCTGCGGGTTCCGCCCTCTGGCTGAGATTGCGCACTTTCTTGAGTCTGTGCCTGCGCTGAGGGCTCTGGTGGgagatgaggctgctgccgAGTTTGCGAAGGttgccaaggatgaggaggagggtgttagtgaggacaagaaggtgCTGCTGAAGAAGGTTTTTGGCGCGCTCATGAACTCGTCTGCTGAGGCGATTGCTGAGCAGACTGCTAAGCTGGTTGAGCAAGCGAGCAACGAGGGTGCTAGTTTTGCTGCTGGCGGCGTGGCTGCTACGTCTGGCGAGAAGCTTTCTGAGCTCGTCCAGCGATGTCACGGCGAGTTTGGCGACGACATTGGCCTGTTtgtgctcttcttcctcaactTTGTCACTCTCGAGCCTGGTGAGGCCTTGTTCCTGGTTGCTGATGATATTCATGCCTACATCTCTGGAGATATCATGGAGTGCATGGCTGCCTCGGACAACGTTGTCCGCGCGGGCTTTACCCCCAAGTTCAAGGATGTCCCCACCCTCGTCGATATGTTGACCTACAACTACGCCCCCATCGAGGAGCAAAAGATGTCACCCACAGAGTACCCCTACGCGACTCTCAACCGCAGTGGCTACAGTTCAGGCTCAGCCGTCGTCCTCTACGACCCCCCGATCGACGAATTCAGCGTGGTGCGCACCCTGCTCCGGGGTGACGGCGCAAAGGCCACCTTTGAGCCCCTCGACGGgcccagcatcatcatctgcaccagcggcaagggcaagatctCTGTCGGCCCCACGAGCGCCGAGATTCGCGAGGGATGGGTGTACTTTGTCGGCGCTACGGCCGAGTGCGTGCTCGAGTccgagggaggagaggatgatgagtTTACGACTTATAAGGCGTTTTGCGAGATTGATGACTCCAAGGAGAAGCTATGA
- a CDS encoding Zn(2)-C6 fungal-type domain-containing protein, which yields MVTPTCYSPADVRRYSRMNGYSSYPERRSLAYPIHPDTRTTIMTERDMIDDVTPQRKRIAVACGRCRKRKIRCSGDSGNGGPCTNCKNAGYEPCQFLRVASQETPMKQESFNYSLEASRQYQARGSSVVPPLPSTTSHYPDGLPMNASDPFIYRAPTTFAYTTKPIYPLSSWSHGYAEDQGINYTMYPPAYPSMHDSDYGINYRIGSGTVGKSEGICVDTEPNYAYSSGALTTNLVHRPAPVAADSTNMTFQNMAAGVNMGDRVLPMPVGRSSVPSLIGSSSSSYRNDSGCSSIFGSGGRGSSAQTSTTAGTSPASPDSETPSSYTSYEPSSVASAAGLSSYPPMTLASQLTRTSNDLYTHASSSEASLYTPADSMRVGGGGGGPGPDLTYRYTDTTTAATTAAATTSARRELPMMNGGSGSGSVGSSFSMAHGATTYMAQPASYMLPPGDVGGTGAEAAADSYRKTAGTLRG from the exons ATGGTGACTCCAACTTGCTACTCGCCGGCCGACGTCCGACGGTATAGCAGGATGAATGGCTACTCCTCATACCCGGAGCGTAGGAGCTTGGCTTACCCCATCCACCCGGATACGCGAACAACCATCATGACTGAGAGAGACATGATTGATGATGTGACGCCTCAAAGGAAGCGCATCGCAGTCGCT TGTGGGCGGTGTCGAAAGAGGAAGATCCGGTGCAGCGGCGATTCTGGCAATGGGGGGCCATGCACAAACTGCAAGAACGCAGGCTACGAGCCCTGCCAGTTTCTCAGA GTTGCTTCGCAAGAGACACCCATGAAGCAGGAGTCGTTTAACTATAGCCTAGAGGCTTCTCGACAGTATCAAGCGCGAGGAAGCTCCGTCGTCCCGCCTCTCCCGTCGACTACCTCTCACTACCCCGACGGCCTCCCAATGAATGCCAGCGACCCCTTCATCTATCGAGCTCCCACGACCTTTGCGTATACCACAAAGCCCATCTACCCACTCTCCAGCTGGAGCCATGGATACGCTGAAGATCAAGGCATCAACTACACCATGTATCCGCCGGCGTACCCTTCGATGCATGACTCGGACTATGGCATCAACTATCGCATCGGCTCCGGCACGGTGGGCAAATCTGAGGGCATCTGCGTCGACACGGAGCCCAACTACGCTTATAGTAGCGGGGCTCTGACCACGAACCTGGTACACCGACCGGCTCCGGTGGCGGCCGACTCGACGAACATGACGTTCCAGAACATGGCGGCGGGCGTCAACATGGGCGACAGGGTGCTGCCCATGCCCGTGGGACGGTCATCAGTGCCCAGTTTAATAgggtcctcctcgtcgtcgtacCGGAACGATTCGGGCTGCAGCTCCATCTTCGGGAGCGGCGGCAGGGGCTCCTCGGCGCAGACGTCAACCACGGCGGGCACGTCGCCTGCGAGCCCAGATTCCGAGACGCCTTCGAGTTACACGAGTTACGAGCCCTCGAGCGTAGCTTCAGCCGCAGGCCTATCCTCGTATCCTCCCATGACGCTAGCCTCGCAGCTCACCCGCACGAGCAATGATCTCTACACACATGCCAGCTCCTCCGAGGCTTCTCTCTATACTCCGGCCGACTCGATGCGCgtcgggggaggaggaggaggtccagGGCCCGACCTCACGTACCGCTACACGGACACTACGACGGCGGCGACTACGGCGGCCGCTACAACGTCGGCGCGCCGTGAGCTGCCCATGATGaacggcggcagcggcagcggcagcgttGGGTCGTCGTTCTCGATGGCACACGGCGCCACGACGTACATGGCGCAGCCCGCGTCGTACATGCTCCCTCCTGGAGACGTCGGAGGCACGGGGGCAGAAGCCGCGGCGGATAGCTACCGCAAGACTGCGGGGACACTTCGAGGATGA